The Malus domestica chromosome 10, GDT2T_hap1 genome contains a region encoding:
- the LOC103446642 gene encoding small ribosomal subunit protein mS79 (rPPR3b)-like, with protein sequence MSFFSSAPSAPPPNLTSPAVGALAPSPPTSTKSATSNASLRSSKNHPSSIASVPNSHLEDTVRRLASAKRFKWIEEILEDEKQYADFSNEGFAVPLVKLYGRMPVLDEMPEKNCERTVLSFNALWVLVLTPRILTRSYNARLLGLASEKKTDEAVELFKEMRNKEVKPDVLSINALIKGFVNEGKLEEAKQWYRELVKRSCALQK encoded by the exons ATGTCGTTCTTCTCCAGCGCTCCTTCTGCACCGCCACCCAATCTAACGTCACCAGCGGTAGGAGCATTGGCGCCATCTCCACCGACCTCTACAAAGAGCGCAACCTCAAACGCCTCGTTGAGAAGTTCAAAAAATCATCCGAGCTCTATCGCTTCCGTACCAAACTCCCATTTAGAGGACACCGTACGCCGTCTCGCCTCCGCAAAACGTTTCAAGTGGATCGAGGAGATCCTGGAGGACGAGAAGCAGTACGCGGACTTCTCCAACGAGGGATTCGCTGTCCCACTGGTTAAGCTTTACGGGAGAATGCCGGTGCTTGACGAAATGCCTGAGAAAAACTGTGAGCGCACCGTCTTGTCCTTTAATGCCCTCTGGGTGCTTGTGTTAACTCCAAGGATTTTGACAAG GAGCTACAATGCCAGGTTGTTGGGATTGGCTTCGGAGAAGAAAACTGACGAGGCGGTTGAATTGTTCAAGGAAATGCGGAACAAGGAAGTAAAACCTGATGTGTTAAGCATCAATGCCTTGATCAAGGGATTTGTTAATGAGGGTAAATTGGAAGAAGCTAAACAGTGGTATCGTGAACTGGTGAAGCGTAGTTGTGCTCTGCAGAAATGA